CACCGTCTGCATACTCAAATTTTCCAATCTTCTGGCGCACAGCCCCTGTAAATGAGCCCTTTTCGTGACCAAATAATTCGCTTTCAAGAAGTGTTTCCGGCAATGCGCCGCAATTTATTGTTACAAAACGTTTCCCTTTTCTATAACTGTGATAATGTATTGCACGCGCAACAAGTTCTTTTCCAGTGCCGGTTTCTCCCTGAATAAGCACAGTCGAATCGGTAGGGGCAACAGTTGAAATAATGTTAAAGATATTTTTCATTTTATGATTTTGGCTTATGATGTTTCCAAATCGATTCTTTTCTTCTATCTGACTTTTCAAATAGATATTTTCTTCAAGTAAATTTAGCCGTTCAAAAACTCTTTCAACAACAAGGAGTATTTCCTCAATTTCGAAGGGTTTTCTCAAATAATCAACTGCACCCCGCTTCATAGCGCTTACAGCAGTCTCTATACTTCCATGTGCAGTCATTATAACGACAGAGGTATCTGAATATTTCTTTTTTATGATATCGAGAAGTTGCAATCCATCGATTCCCGGCATCTTTATATCAACTACCGCGAGTTTGAATGCTTTTGCGTCGAGTTTTTGAAGCGCTTCCTCTCCACTTCCTGCTACTGAAACCTCATATCCCTCCTTTTCCAACACTCTTTTCAAGTGCTGACATATAACTCTTTCATCATCAACTATTAGGATATTTCTATTCATCTTTAACTCCTTACAAAGTAAATCACTACTTAACACCAATTTCCTCTTCAAATACAATTGTAAATTCAGTGCCTTTTCCTTCTTCACTTTCTACAGATATAGTGCCGCCGTGAAGTTCGATAATTCTCTTAACAATAGCCATCCCCAGCCCCACTCCCTTGCTTTTTGTAGTAAAGAATGGGTCAAAAACTTGATTGATATTATCCTCTCTAATACCTACCCCTGAATCTTTTATTTTTATTATCACCCTCTTTATACCATTTCCAATCTGGCTATCTGATACAACCCAAATCTGTCCGCCATCGGGCATTGCTTCAAGAGCATTTTGGAAAAGGTTATAGAAAACCTGTTTGATTTTGAAAGCATCTATTTTTACATTGGAATTTCCTTTATTTAAAAAGTTTTT
This genomic stretch from Candidatus Schekmanbacteria bacterium harbors:
- a CDS encoding sigma-54-dependent Fis family transcriptional regulator, with the protein product MNRNILIVDDERVICQHLKRVLEKEGYEVSVAGSGEEALQKLDAKAFKLAVVDIKMPGIDGLQLLDIIKKKYSDTSVVIMTAHGSIETAVSAMKRGAVDYLRKPFEIEEILLVVERVFERLNLLEENIYLKSQIEEKNRFGNIISQNHKMKNIFNIISTVAPTDSTVLIQGETGTGKELVARAIHYHSYRKGKRFVTINCGALPETLLESELFGHEKGSFTGAVRQKIGKFEYADGGTVFLDEIGDITPAMQVKLLRFLQEMEFERVGGNTTIGVDVRVICATNKNLQEEVREGRFREDLFYRINVVPINLPPLRERMEDLPLLALHFLRKYSEKMGKEITAISQDVLDKMMHYSWPGNVRELENIIERAVIMERSDTVTELDLPPEISSPVSKGVNVVSYSLPEWIEENEKSYLIEILERYHGNVEKARIQAGIGTKTFYRKLKKYN